Proteins from a genomic interval of Sphingobacterium sp. SYP-B4668:
- a CDS encoding DNA-deoxyinosine glycosylase, translating into MLKQSFPPIYSENAKFLILGSLPGDKSLKEEQYYAHPQNRFWKLVFKLMNTPFQHGYNERTQLLRDHHIALWDTCASAIRPGSMDNAILAEVPNDIIGLLERTPSIHTVLFNGNKARLLYDKYHRRVADITYHSLPSTSPANAQFSFERLLDTWSILKSG; encoded by the coding sequence ATGTTGAAACAGTCCTTTCCTCCTATTTATAGCGAAAATGCCAAGTTTCTAATTTTAGGTTCGTTACCTGGAGACAAATCCCTAAAGGAAGAACAGTACTATGCACACCCACAAAATAGATTCTGGAAGCTAGTATTCAAGTTAATGAATACCCCTTTTCAACATGGCTATAATGAGCGCACCCAACTGCTGAGGGACCATCACATTGCATTGTGGGACACCTGTGCATCAGCAATCCGGCCGGGCAGTATGGACAACGCGATACTAGCAGAGGTACCTAATGATATAATAGGGCTTCTAGAACGGACTCCTTCCATACATACTGTTCTCTTCAACGGCAACAAGGCTCGCCTTCTTTATGACAAATACCACAGGAGGGTAGCTGATATAACCTACCATAGTCTTCCGAGTACAAGTCCTGCAAATGCGCAATTTTCCTTTGAAAGATTGTTAGATACTTGGAGCATCCTTAAATCAGGTTAA
- the rimK gene encoding 30S ribosomal protein S6--L-glutamate ligase: MKIAILSTNKNLYSTRRLVEAAEKRGHECVVMDHSKCYVGIRQDTPTIHYRGQEIAEIDAIIPRIGSSVTFYGSAIVRQFEVMGVISANPSQAITRSRDKLRCMQILSGAGIGLPITGFARTISDVDDLISMVGGAPLVIKLLEGTQGIGVVLAETKKAASSVIEAFYGLGNNILVQEFIKESKGTDIRAFVVGGKVVGAMKRTAKEGEFRSNIHRGGSAEIIKLTKKEKDTAIAAAAELGLTVCGVDMIPSDRGPLVLEVNSSPGLEGIEKATKKDIASEIIMYLERQYEVKKASKPEIRKKKKESKL, from the coding sequence GTGAAAATCGCTATTCTTTCAACTAATAAAAATTTGTACTCTACACGAAGACTCGTGGAGGCTGCTGAGAAAAGAGGACATGAATGCGTGGTCATGGACCATAGCAAATGTTATGTAGGCATACGTCAGGATACTCCAACAATCCATTATCGGGGTCAGGAAATCGCTGAAATAGATGCTATTATTCCCCGCATTGGATCTTCTGTGACATTCTACGGATCGGCCATTGTTCGTCAATTTGAAGTGATGGGCGTAATATCGGCGAATCCTAGTCAAGCCATCACGCGCTCAAGAGACAAATTGCGCTGCATGCAGATTCTATCTGGTGCAGGAATTGGGCTTCCCATTACTGGCTTTGCTAGAACAATCTCGGATGTCGATGACTTAATCAGCATGGTAGGCGGCGCGCCTTTGGTCATCAAGCTCTTGGAGGGGACACAGGGAATAGGGGTGGTCCTCGCAGAGACAAAAAAGGCAGCTTCTTCTGTGATTGAGGCTTTTTACGGGCTCGGAAACAACATACTGGTGCAAGAATTTATCAAAGAATCCAAAGGAACGGATATTCGAGCATTCGTTGTAGGGGGCAAGGTGGTTGGAGCTATGAAAAGAACTGCTAAGGAAGGTGAATTCAGATCAAACATACATAGAGGAGGAAGTGCCGAAATCATCAAATTGACGAAAAAGGAAAAGGACACTGCTATTGCTGCTGCAGCCGAATTGGGCCTTACGGTATGTGGGGTAGATATGATACCCTCAGATAGAGGTCCGTTAGTATTGGAGGTCAATTCTAGTCCTGGTCTAGAGGGAATCGAAAAAGCAACAAAAAAAGATATAGCGAGCGAAATCATTATGTATCTCGAAAGACAGTATGAAGTCAAAAAAGCTTCAAAACCAGAAATCAGAAAGAAGAAAAAGGAAAGCAAACTTTAG
- a CDS encoding response regulator transcription factor, whose protein sequence is MPYHILETELDKLEESLSQNGILTPSCVKKDIFLEIINSSEYLITIHDVEFYRPICINNAMAEFYGFKSNRLSGMDYVYYLKTIHTSTYHTLIDSIAFFKLDKQRYLNLEYKLLHRDNEWKNVIGSTKTILRNAKGKPCYALTLAKIFEGETKSSLLEKIKTLTKREKEIIALLTTGYSKKEIASKLFIATYTVETHTRTIYKKLEINKVSELVSIAETYNI, encoded by the coding sequence ATGCCATATCACATACTAGAAACAGAATTAGACAAGCTGGAAGAAAGCCTTTCGCAAAACGGAATACTAACCCCATCATGTGTCAAAAAAGATATTTTCCTAGAGATTATCAATAGTAGCGAATACTTAATAACAATCCATGATGTAGAGTTTTATAGGCCAATCTGCATCAATAACGCTATGGCTGAATTTTACGGATTCAAGAGTAATAGGCTCTCGGGTATGGATTATGTATATTACCTAAAGACAATTCACACTTCTACCTACCATACACTTATTGACTCCATTGCATTTTTCAAACTGGATAAACAGCGCTACCTAAATCTAGAGTACAAACTACTCCATCGGGACAATGAGTGGAAAAATGTAATCGGTAGCACCAAGACCATACTTAGAAATGCAAAAGGTAAACCGTGCTATGCCCTAACACTTGCAAAAATCTTCGAAGGGGAGACAAAATCATCTTTACTTGAGAAGATAAAAACATTGACGAAAAGAGAAAAAGAAATCATTGCTCTCCTCACGACAGGGTACTCAAAAAAGGAAATCGCGAGCAAATTATTTATAGCCACCTACACGGTCGAGACACACACGAGAACAATTTATAAAAAATTAGAAATAAACAAAGTGTCCGAGTTGGTATCCATTGCCGAAACCTATAACATCTAA
- a CDS encoding AIR synthase related protein, translating into MSDLKYNQRGVSAGKEDVHNAIKNIDKGLFPKAFCKIIPDILAGDEQWCNIMHADGAGTKSSLAYMYWKQTGDISVWRGIAQDAIIMNLDDLLCVGAIDNILLSSTIGRNKNVIPGEVIAEIINGTEEILAELRDLGIGIYSTGGETADVGDLVRTIIVDSTVTCRMRRQDVISNHNIQPGNVIVGLASSGQATYEKEYNGGMGSNGLTSARHDVFNKSVAEQYPESYDPAVPYDLVFSGSKSLTDIIEVEDGQQITAGKLVLSPTRTYAPVIKKVLDKYRSQINGMVHCSGGAQTKVLHFVDNVHVVKDNLFPIPPLFELIQKESKTDWQEMYKVFNMGHRMELYVPETIAQDIIAISESFGIPAQIVGRVEAADTKRVTINSPYGTFEYE; encoded by the coding sequence ATGTCAGATTTAAAATATAATCAAAGAGGAGTATCCGCTGGAAAAGAGGATGTACACAATGCAATAAAAAACATTGACAAAGGTCTGTTCCCCAAAGCTTTTTGCAAAATCATACCAGACATACTTGCTGGAGATGAGCAATGGTGTAACATCATGCATGCAGATGGCGCAGGTACAAAATCATCTTTGGCCTATATGTACTGGAAACAGACAGGGGATATTTCAGTATGGAGAGGTATTGCGCAGGATGCCATCATTATGAATCTAGATGACTTGCTTTGTGTGGGGGCAATAGACAATATCTTACTTTCATCGACTATTGGTCGTAATAAAAATGTAATCCCTGGTGAGGTTATCGCCGAAATCATCAACGGGACCGAAGAGATTTTGGCCGAATTAAGGGATTTGGGAATCGGTATCTATTCGACTGGAGGTGAAACTGCAGATGTGGGAGACCTTGTGCGCACGATTATCGTAGATAGTACTGTTACCTGCAGAATGCGACGTCAAGATGTCATCTCCAATCACAATATTCAACCGGGAAATGTAATCGTAGGACTAGCTTCATCCGGCCAAGCAACATATGAAAAAGAATATAATGGCGGGATGGGCTCGAATGGACTGACTTCTGCTCGTCACGACGTATTCAACAAATCTGTAGCGGAACAATATCCCGAAAGCTATGACCCTGCAGTACCCTATGATTTGGTATTTTCAGGCAGTAAGTCGTTGACAGATATTATTGAAGTGGAAGATGGGCAGCAGATTACGGCTGGCAAGCTTGTGCTATCACCTACGCGTACCTATGCTCCTGTAATTAAGAAAGTATTAGACAAATACCGTTCGCAAATAAATGGAATGGTTCACTGTTCAGGAGGTGCGCAGACGAAAGTCTTACATTTTGTAGATAATGTGCATGTTGTTAAAGATAACTTGTTCCCCATTCCCCCACTCTTCGAATTGATTCAAAAGGAATCAAAAACGGACTGGCAGGAAATGTATAAAGTATTTAATATGGGACATCGTATGGAATTATATGTTCCAGAGACCATTGCTCAAGACATCATTGCCATATCTGAATCCTTTGGTATTCCGGCACAAATCGTTGGAAGAGTAGAGGCCGCTGACACGAAAAGGGTGACCATCAATTCACCATACGGAACATTTGAATACGAATAA
- a CDS encoding ATP-dependent zinc protease family protein — MAEMRTIGWYETVDLPELGLYNFKAKIDTGARTSVLHCEEYHIEEENGHKFIQCTIIDNFETGETRVIRFPIVRQGVVKSSFGHSEIRYMIFTKIKLFNKLYSIKLSFRNRSGMKFPMLLGRNFISKKFLVDVSQYNLSENSSL, encoded by the coding sequence ATGGCGGAGATGCGAACAATCGGTTGGTACGAAACGGTAGACCTCCCCGAACTGGGACTATACAATTTTAAAGCAAAGATTGATACCGGTGCCCGTACTTCTGTACTCCATTGCGAAGAGTACCATATTGAAGAGGAAAACGGGCATAAGTTTATACAATGTACGATTATAGATAATTTTGAAACGGGTGAAACACGTGTGATTCGATTCCCTATCGTACGGCAGGGTGTCGTGAAGAGTTCATTTGGTCACTCCGAGATTCGCTATATGATTTTTACAAAAATTAAACTTTTTAATAAACTATACTCCATTAAACTATCGTTCCGAAATCGTTCGGGCATGAAATTTCCCATGTTGCTGGGACGTAATTTTATAAGTAAAAAATTCTTAGTAGACGTATCGCAATATAATCTTTCTGAAAATTCTTCATTGTAA
- the pepE gene encoding dipeptidase PepE: MEINNKLRLMVISTSTVYGSDFLAYIRDRIADFIQVKDVLFIPYARPSGVSYEDYTQRVADALSPLGIKVSGIHEFENPGKALIEASAILTGGGNTFLLLKTLQEQGLLSVLQARLGDGIPYVGTSAGSNITGLTIGTTNDMPIVLPIDFDALGLLPFNINPHYLDPDPQSTHKGETRETRINEFHFYNEQPVLGIREGSWLLVEEGEIQLKGNLQARLFQKGKAPIELSPGKIDF; the protein is encoded by the coding sequence ATGGAAATTAACAATAAACTTCGTCTTATGGTCATCAGTACCAGTACGGTATATGGAAGTGACTTTTTGGCCTATATACGAGATAGAATAGCAGATTTTATCCAAGTAAAGGATGTCTTGTTCATTCCTTATGCTCGACCATCGGGTGTATCATATGAGGATTATACCCAGCGGGTAGCAGATGCATTATCCCCTCTAGGGATTAAGGTGTCTGGGATCCATGAGTTTGAAAATCCTGGAAAAGCCTTAATAGAGGCTTCGGCAATATTGACGGGTGGGGGCAATACCTTTCTATTGCTCAAAACCTTGCAGGAGCAAGGACTTCTATCTGTGCTGCAAGCGCGTCTCGGTGATGGTATTCCTTATGTAGGAACATCAGCCGGCTCTAATATCACAGGTTTAACGATAGGCACCACCAATGACATGCCGATTGTGCTACCTATTGACTTTGATGCATTAGGACTACTCCCTTTTAACATCAACCCCCATTATTTGGACCCCGATCCGCAGTCTACACATAAGGGCGAAACACGCGAGACGCGTATTAATGAATTCCACTTCTATAATGAACAACCCGTTTTGGGTATTAGAGAAGGAAGTTGGCTGTTGGTTGAGGAGGGGGAGATTCAATTGAAGGGAAATCTGCAAGCCCGTTTGTTTCAGAAGGGGAAGGCTCCCATAGAACTCTCCCCAGGCAAAATCGACTTCTAA